GAGTGTGCCGATGCGACGCCACTTTTTCGCTCTCAGCCTCGTCACCGCCGCCGGTTTCGCACTGCTCAATGCCCAGACGGCGTCGCAACCACCCGCGCAGCCGGTGCGTTCACCCACCCGCCCCGTGCAGGGCGTCACGTCTGCAGCGGCGAAGCGGCCGCCGTCGGTCATGATGGATGCCGTCGATCCCGCACTGTTCAACGGCATGCGCTATCGCCTCGTCGGGCCGTCGCGCGGCGGGCGCGTGACGACCGTGACCGGCGTGCCGTCGCAGCCGCGCACCTTCTATATGGGCGTCGCCAGCGGCGGACTGTTCCGCACCACGGACGGCGGCGCCTCGTGGGTCCCGATCACCGACGGCAAGGTCCCGCTCGGATCGACCGGCTCGATCGCGGTTGCCGAGTCCGACCCGCGCATCATCTATCTGGGCACCGGCTCGGACGGCGTGCGCAGCAACGTGTCGACGGGCCGCGGCGTCTACAAGACGACCGACGGCGGCGAGACGTGGCAGTTCGCCGGGCTGCGTGACGCCGGACAGATCGGCGCCGTCCGCATCCATCCCACCGATCCGAACATCGTCTGGGTCGCCGCGACCGGCGACATCTTCAAGGCCAACGCCGAGCGCGGCGTCTTCAAGACCATCGACGGCGGCAAGACGTGGAAGAAGACGCTGTTCGTCAGCGACACGGTCGGCGCGATGGACGTCGAACTGCAGCCGGGCAGCCCGAACGTCGTGTATGCGTGGATGTCGCGGCTGGAGCGCAAGCCGTGGACGATCATCAGCGGCTCCAGGGACGGGGGCTTCTACAAGAGCACCAACGGCGGCGAGAGCTTCACGAAGATCGCGACCGGACTGCCGTCGGATCTGATCGGCAAGGCGAACCTCGCGGTGACGGCGGCCAGGCCCGATCGCGTCTACGCGCTGATCGAGGCCAGGCCGGGCGGCGGGTTCTACCGCTCCGACGACAGCGGCCAGACCTGGACGCTGATCAACCCGCAGCCGTCGCTGCTGCAGCGCCCGTTCTACTACACGACGCTCGGCGCCGATCCGACGAACGCGGACGTCGTCTACGCGGGCGCGGAAGGGTTCTTCAAGTCCGTCGACGGCGGCAAGACCTTCACCAGCATGCGGACGCCGCACGGCGACAACCACGACATCTGGATCAACCCGAAAGACGGCAACACGATGATCCAGTCCAACGACGGCGGCGCGAACGTGTCGTTCGACGGCGGGCGGACGTGGTCGACGCAGTTGAACCAGCCGACCTCGGAGCTGTACGGCGTGTGGGTGGACAACGAGTTCCCCTACAAGCTCTACGCCGCGCAGCAGGACAACAGCACGCTGATCATCCCGAGCACCGCGAATCCCTTCAACCCCGACGAGTACAACGCCAACGGACCCGGCTGCGAGACCGGCCCGATCATGCCGCACCCGAAGGATCCGAACATCGTCTACGGCTCGTGCAAGGGGCAGTACGGCGTGATGGATCTGCGCACCGGTCAGGAGAAGCAGTACTGGATCGGCGCGCAGTCGCTCTACGGCAATCCCGGCAGGGACCTGATCCTGCGCTTCCAGCGCGTCTCGCCGATGGCGACGTCGCCGCACGATCCCGAGGTCCTGTATTACGGCTCGCAGTACGTGCACCGCACCCGGGACAAGGGCGTGACGTGGGAGAAGATCTCCCCCGATCTCACGGCGTTTCCCGACTGCTGCCAGGGTCCCAGCGGCGAGCCGATCACGCGCGACGTCACCGGCGAAGAGTTCTACAGCACGCTCTACGCGATCACGGAGGCGCCGACCGAGCGCGGCGTGATCTGGACCGGGTCGAACGATGGTCCGTTCCACGTCACGCGCGACAACGGCAAGACGTGGACCAATATCACGCCGAAGGATCTCCCGACCGGCGGCCGCGTGCAGTGGATCGAGGCGTCGCCGCACCGCCGCGGCTCGGCGTACTACAGCGTGTATCGCTACCTGCTCGGCGACTACGCGCCCTATATCTACAGGACGGACGACTACGGCAGGACCTGGACGCGGCTCACCGACGGCAGCAACGGCATCGCCGCCGACACGCCCACGCGCGTCGTCCGCGAGGATCCGGAGCGCGAAGGACTGTTGTACGCCGGCACCGAGTTCGGAATGTACATCTCGTTCGACAATGGCGGCCACTGGCAGCCGTTCAACCTGAACCTGCCGCAGGTGCCGATCACCGACCTCAGGCTGCATCGCAAGGATCTCGTCGTCACCACCCAGGGGCGCGGCTTCTGGGTGCTCGACAACGTCACCCCGCTCCACCAGATCGCGCCGCAGGTGACGACGAGTGCGGCGCATCTGTACAAGCCGCGTGACGGCTATCGCACGCGCGTGAGTCCGAGCGTGCTGGGCCCCGCGATCGACTACTACCTGCCCGCTTCGCACAGCGGTCCCGTGACGATCGACATCCTCGACGCGGCGGGAACGGTCGTGAACAGCTACAACAGCGAAGCCCCGGCGGGTGGCGGCCGGGGCCGCGGAGGACGCGGCGGCGGCGCCCCGATGACGACGAGCATGGAGCCGCCGGATCCCGAGACGGGCGGCGGCGGCCGCGGGCGCGGCGGGCCGGCGCCGCGCGTCACCAAGGACGGCGGGCACAATCGCTTCGTGTGGAACGCGCAGACGTCAGCCGGCTTCGCGGCGGTCCCCGGCGCGTACCAGGCGCGGGTGAAAGCGGGCGAGTGGAGCGCCACGCAGCCGTTCACCCTGCTGATCGATCCCCGCGTCGCCGCCGGCGGTGTGACGGTCGCGGATCTGAAGGAGCAGTTCGATCACAACGTCCGCGTCCGCGAGCTGTCGACGCGCGCCGGCCAGCTCCTCGCCCGCGTCCGCGGTGCGATGGCGGGAGACGCGGCGAAGGCGCAGGCGGCCAGGGCGATCTACGAGCAGCTGGTGAACACGCCCGAAGGGGTGCGCTACGCCAAGCCCGGCCTGCAGGCGCACATCCAGTATCTCGGCGGCATGACCAGCGGCGTCGATCAGAAGATCGGCCGCGATGCCATCGAGCGCTACCAGGCGCTGAAAAAGGAACTGGAGGCGCTCGAAGCCAAGGCAGAGGCGGCGGGACTCTAGGGAGCAAAAACCGGTTGACCGTCCCTCCCGCCGGCGCCTAGACTCCGGCAGCGAATCCCAGGGACAGGGCTACCCACGTGCGCAGGGCTCCGGCTCTGAGGGTGCCCCGTCTGCAATCGGATCGCGTCATGGGGAGGGGAAGAGGATGTTGCGTTGCCTGCGGTATACGTGTGCCCTGTTGCTGATCGCGGCGTTCGCCGCGCCGGCCGCGCGGGCGCAATCCACGGCGTCGATTTCCGGCACGGTCAAGGACGCGTCGGGGGGGGTCATCCCCGGCGTCACCATCGTCGTCAAGAACGATACGACCGGTAACACGCAAGAAAGCGTCACCGATACGGATGGCGCCTACCAGTTCACGGCGCTCGGCGCCGGCTCCTACACGATCACGGCGTCGCTCGCCGGATTCAAGACCGCAACCGCCAAGGGCGTGCGGGTTGCGCCTGGACAGCCCGTCACGATTCCGCTGACGCTCGAGGTCGGCGCGCTCAGCGAGGTGGTGACCGTCGCGAGCAGCTCGGAATTGATCAACACGCAGACCGCGACGGTGGCGGCGACGCTCAACGCGGATCAGCTCACCCGCATGCCGACGCCGACGCGCAACGCGCTGAACGCCGTCGCGTTCCTTCCCGGCGTCAACACCACCGGCACGAACCGCGATTCGACGATTCTCGGCCTGCCCGAAACGTTCCTGAGCATCACGCTCGACGGCGTGAGCAACAACGACAACTTCCTGCGCGCGACCGACGGGTTCTTCGCGTCGGTCACGCCCCGCCAGGACGCCGTGGAAGCCGTGTCGGTCACGCTCGCGGCGGCGGGCGCCAACGTCGGCGGCGGCGCCGGCGCCGTCACCATGGCATTCACCACGCGCTCGGGCGGCAACCGCTTCTCGGGCAGCGTCTACGAGTACTATCGCAGCCCGCGCTTCAACTCGAACTACATCTTCAACCAGTACAACCACCAGGGGAAGAACCAGGTCAAGCTGCACACGTTCGGCGGCCGGGCCGGCGGCCCGATCGTGATTCCCGGCCTCTACGACGGCCGGAACAAGGCGTTCTTCTTCGGGCACTTCGAACAGATCCGGTTCCCGAACACCTTCACGCGCACGCGCACCGTGTTCAACAACCGCGTGCTCGACGGCTGGTTCCGCTATCAGTTCGGCAGCGAGATCCGCGAAGTCAACCTGCTCACGCTCGCGGCGGCGAACGGACAGTCCGCGGCCGCCGATCCGACGATGATGAAGCTGTTCGGCATGATCGACGCCGCCACGAAGACGACCGGCACGCGCAGCGCCTCGAACGATCCGCTCTACGACACCTACGTGTGGCAGAGCCCGGCGAAGCTGCTCGAGTACCAGCCGACGGTGCGCCTGGACTACAACCTGAGCACGAATCACCGGCTGAGCGGGTCGTGGTCCCAGATCACCGCGAAGCGCACGCCGGACTACCTGAACAACGCCGATCCCCGATTCCCCGGCGCGCCGAACCAGCGCGATTTCGAGTCGATCCGTCCGCTGACGTCGATTTCCCTGCGCTCGACGCTGACCAGGAACATCGTCAACGAGCTGCGCGGCGGCGCCACCGCGTTCGGGCCGGGGTCGCATTTCGGGCAGCCGTCGAGCGTCGCATCGCGCAACGATCCGACGACGTTCGCGGATTCGAACGGCTTCGCGATTACCACCCCGGGGAGCACGACCGACTGGTTCACCTCGAACGGCCCGAGCTGGCGCGGCGCGCCGACCTACAGCCTCGACGAGACGTTGACGTGGCAGCGGGGCAGCCATACGGTCACCACCGGCGGGAACCTGCTGATCTCGAATGCGACCTCGTCGAGCCAGCAGATCGTCCGCGGCATCACGCTCGGCTTCAACACCGATTTCGATCCCGCGGCCGGGCTGTTCACCACCGCGAACTTCCCCGGCGCGTCGACCGATCAGCTCAACGCGGCGCGCGCGACGTTTGCGTCGCTCACCGGCCGCGTCGCGACGATCAGCAGCCAGGCCGTGCTCGACTCGACCGGCAAGTACGTCGAGCTGGGGCCGGTCACCCAGGAAGGCGGCATCAAGGTCTACGGCAGCTTCGTTCAGGATTCCTGGAGGCTGAAACCGAACCTGACGCTGACGGGCGGCCTGCGCTATGACGTGCAGACGCCGTTCAAGCCGTTCACCAGCGTACTCTCGTCGGTGACGATGAACAGCATCTGCGGCCTCTCGGGCATGGGCGACGGTGGGCTCTACAGCAAGTGCAACTTCAACAATCCCGGGGCGTCGGGCGGCGCGGTGCCGCAGTTCATTCAGTTGAAGGAGGGCACCGAGGGCTACAAGACCGACTGGGACAACTTCGCGCCATCCGCCAGCGTCGCGTGGCGTCCGAACGTCCAGTCGGGGTTCATGCGCGCGCTGCTCGGCGAGCCGGACCAGGCGACGGTCCGGGCCGGCTACTCCGAGGCCTACGATCGGGCGGCGCTCACCACGCTCATCGGCGTCTTCGGCTCGAATCGCGGCGGCACCATCAGCCTGAACCGCAACGCCAACACTGGACTCGTCCAGCCCGGCACGTCCTGGCCGGTGCTGCTGTCCCAGACCAATCGCCTGGTCCCGCAGGACTTCAACCCGGATCCGACGTACCCGATCGCCGTCGGCGCGAACCGCTCGGACAGCCTGAATGCGTTCGCCCCCGACATCAAGATCGCGCGCGTGCGCAACTGGACCGTCGGCTTCGCGCGGTCGATCTCGCGCGACATGGCGGTCGAGATTCGCTACGTCGGGAACCGCGGCGACAACGAATGGTCGCAGATCAACTACAACTGCACCGGCAACACGACCAACACGAATGCGTGCACCGGCATCCGCGGCGAGAACCTGGTCGCCAACGGCTTCCTGAACGAGTTCAAGCTGGCGATGGCGAACCTCCAGGCCAACAACGCGTCGGGCGTCAGCAGCCGGGTGGGATCGTTCGCCTACTTCGGGCCGGGCAGCGGCACGAATCCGCTGCCGATCTACCTCGCGTACTTGAATGGCAGCCGCGACGCCGGGAATCCGGCCGCGTACGTCAACGCCTCCACCACGTGGACGAATTCGACGATCGCCGGCCGGCTGGCCGCGCCGAACCCCAATCCCAACGCGGCGGCGGTGGATCTCGATGCCAACCTGACCCGCCGCAACCAGGCGCAGGCGCTCGGCTACCCGCGGAACTTCTTCGTGCTCAATCCCGACGTCGCCAACGTGAACGTCACCGACAGCGGCGCCTTCAGCAAGTACAACGCGCTGCAGATCGAGCTGCGGCGCCGGCTCTCGAAGGGCTTCTCGGCGAACCTCAACTACCAGTACGCCTTCGAGGGCGGCTCGCAGTTCGACGGGTTCAGCTTCGGGCGCGCCTGGACGGACACCCCGGTCACCGGCAATCCGACCATCCGCCATGCGATCAAGTGGCAGGCGGACTGGACGCTGCCGTTCGGGCGCGGGCAGCGCTTCGGGAACGGCGTCAATCACCTCGTCAACGGGTTGCTCGGCGGCTGGAGCGTCACCGGCGTCGGCCGCTTCCAGACGACGGTCCAGGATCTCGGCAACGTGCGGCTCGTCGGCATGAGCAGATCCGAGCTGCAGAAGATGTACAAGTTCTACATCAAGGACAATGCGGCGACCGGCATCAAGGAGGTCTGGATGCTGCCCGACGACGTGATCCTCAACACGCGCCGCGCGTTCAGCACCAGCAACGCGACCGCGGACGGCTACTCGGCGAGCCTCGGCGCGCCGACCGGCAAGTACATCGCGCCGGCGAACTCGGCAAACTGCATCCAGGTCAAGGCGGGCGACTGCGCGCCGCGCAACCTGCTGCTGCTCTCGCCGTGGTTCAAGCGCGTCGACTTCGGCGTCGCCAAGCGCGTCGACGTCGGCGGGCCGAAGAACGTCGAGATCCGGTTCGACGTCCTCAACCTCTTCGACAACCCGAACTACAACCCGGTGTCGAATCCGGGCAGCGGCGCGACGATCTTCAGAACCACCGCCGCCTATACCGACCCGAGCAACACCTACGACCCCGGCGGCCGCATCGGTCAGCTGACAGCCCGTTTCAGCTGGTAGCGCCGCAAGGCAGTCTGATGGCCGGTGCGATCCCGACGGATCGCACCGGCTTTGTTCTTCCGGAAGCGGCCCATGACCATGTTCCTCTTGCTGGCGCTGCTGGCGGCCGGACCCGTGGAACAGACCGGGGTGGCTCGCGAAAGGCCGCGCGGCGTCATCGTCGACTTCGCGGCGCTGCACTCGGACGGCACGCCCGTCCCGAATCTGGCCGCCCACGAGGTGGAAATCCGCATCGGCGATCGCCTGCGAGTGGTGCGATCGCTGCATCGGGTCACCGCCGCTCCGCCGCCGGAGCCCGCCGCGCCGCGCATGCGCCCGCCCTTCGGCACCAACGAGGACGTCATTACCGGACGCCGCTTCGTGCTGATCGTGGATCAGGAATCGTTCCGCGCCGGCAGCGAGCCGCTGCTCCGCAATGCGGTCGAAGGGCTGGTGGCGAACCTGACGCCGTACGACGCGTCGATGCTCGCCGCGCTCCCCTTCGGCGGCGTGATCGTGCCGCTCACGACCGACGGCGCGCGCGTGCGCCGCGGCATCGATCGCGTGGCCGGCCAGGGGTCGCGCGGCGAAACCGGATCGGACCTGGCGTGCCGGACGAGGCGGTTCCTCGAGAGTCTCGAACCGTTCGTGATCGAGCACGGCTCGGCGGAGCAGCCGACCACGCTCGTCGTCTTCACCGCGGGTCTGGCCGCGCCCAGACGGGACGCACCGATGGCGATGGCGCCGGGAATGTGCGAGCTGGTGCCGGACCAGTTCAGGCGTCTCGCCGCCGCGATGTCGGCAGCGCGCGCCAACGTCTACGTGCTCGTGCCCGCAGACGTGGCGATGAACGCCGCCGGATCGCGCGAATCGATCGGCGGCGGCAACTTCCGCGGGTCCGACAACCCGCTCGAAGGCATCGAGCACCTCGAAGGAGTGACCGGCGCGCGGCGGCTGCCGCTCGAGGCCACGGGAACGGGATCGCTCGTGCGCGTGGCGCGCGAGAGCGCGTCGTATTACCAGGCGGAGCTGGTGCCGGAGCGGAACGAGGTGTTCGAGCGCAGCCGGCCGTTCTCGGTGAAAGCGCTGCGCCGCGACGTGACCGTCCGGGCGCGGCCCGAGATCACGCTGCGCGATCCCGCCAGGCACCCCGCCGGGACGAAGCTGTCTGTCCCGGATCTGCTGGGTTCATTCGAGGCGGTAACCGACTTGCCGCTCCGCGTTGCCGGGTTCACCGTCCGCGAAGCGGCCGATCGTTTGCGCGTCGGCGTGGCCGTCGAGACCGGGGATCCGGCTGTGACGCTGTCGTCGGTCGGAGCGATCCTGATCGCGGACGGCCGCGTTGCCGGCCGCTGGTTTGCCAAGGACGCCAGCGAGCGCCCGCTGCTCGGCGCGATCGCCGCGCAGCCAGGCAGCTACACGCTTCGCGTCGCCGCGCTCGACGCGGCCGGCCGCGCCGGCGTCGCGGAAGAACACATCGAGGTCGGACTGGCGCAGGTCGGGCCGTTGTCCCTGGGCTCGCTGATGCTCGGCGTATCGGGACCGGAGGGAACGCGGCTGCAGCTGCTGTTCGCCGCGGAGCCGGCCGCGATCGCCTCGTTCGACATCTACGGCGGCGCGGCCGGTCTGCGCCTGTCCGCGGCGATCGAAGTCGCCCGCGATCTCGGCGGGGCCGCGATCGTCACCGTGCCGCTGGCGCTGAAGCGAACGGATGACCAGCGCGTGGTGGCAACCGGTGCGGTGCCGCTCGGCGCGCTGCCGCCGGGGGACTACGTGATCCGAGGTGTCGTCCGCCTCGAGGATGGCACGACCGGACGCGTCGTCCGGACCTTGCGGAAGGCGCCGCGGTAGCCCGCCGCCGGTCATTTCGCGGGCACGACCTTGCGGAGCGTCCGGATCACCCGTGTGGGCGGATGGTCGTCGAGCGCGACGACGGCGCGGACGGTGTAGTCGCCGGGAGGGAGCGCGCCGATCGGCAGCGCCGCTCTGCCGACGTAGCGTCCGCTCGCCCCCGCTTCGATGCCGAGCGGCACCGACAGGCGCGCCGCCGCGTTCGGTGCGTCGGCCAGCTCCAGCACGGCGCTGACTTTCGCGCCCGGCGCCGCGCCCGCCATTTCGACGTAGCCGATCGCGACCGGCTCGTTGACGAACTGCAGACGGGGCACGAAGCCCCCCTCCCGCGACAGTCCGAGAATGATCGAGCTGATCTTCAACGTGCCGGTGCGCGCGAGATCGACGTCGATCCCGTAGTCCGCCGCGCCGGCGCGGCCGCTGGCGTCGATCGCCGCGACGCGCAGGCGGTAGGCGCCGGGCGGAACCGTCGTCGCGCCCAGGATGGGGGAGCGCTCGAGATCCGCGGGCTGCGCGAGCCATCCGCCCGCGACCTTGCCGTCGCGATCGAAGAGCGCGGCCGCGAGCGCCGAGAGCTTCACGTTCGGCTCGACCGCTTCGCCGATCGTCAGGACCCGGATCCTGCCGTCGCTCTCCTCGAACGACGCGAACGCCGCCGCGCGCAGCGGCAGGTCGCGAAACTCCGCCGTCGTCGACAGCATGTCGCGCGTGGACGGCGACGCCCCCTTGGCGCTGCGCGCGTCCGGCGGCTCGTAGGCGATCGCCCGGCTGGCGCGGACTTCGGCGCCGCCGCGCGAGACGCGCACCTCGAGCGGGTGCGTACGTCCGCCGTCGGACTTCTGCAGGTCCACCGACGCGACGTAGTACGCGGCGCTCTCGTCGAGGATGCGGTCGAACGCGGAACGCTCGCCGGCCCCCACGTTCAGCAGCTTGCCGCCGGTGACGCCGAGCAGCTGTTCGATCCCCTCGACCGGATTGTCGCCGCCGGTGGCGCCGACGCCGGCGATGTTCTCGCGCAGCACCGAGCCGGTCGACATGATGTCCACCGGCGGGACGATGTAGAACTGCGCGCGGGCCACGCCGGCGGCGTCGCCGGCCTCGCGGAAGGCGTCGAGCCGCAGCTCGCACATGCCCGGCGCCATCGTCGAGGGGGCGTCGCGCCGCGGCGGCGCGAGGCCGGAGGTCAGCAGCACGACGACGGTGGGCGCGTCAGGAGCGCGCAGCGTGCGGAGCCGCCGGGAAAGCGCGAACAGCGTCTCGCGGGTCCGGCACGCGAGCTCGGATCCGGTCTGGCGCGAGTCGCCGCGTCCGGCGAGCGTCGCGAGCGCGCTGCGGATCCGCGTGCGATCCGTCGTCGGCGGGATGTTGACCCCGCCGCGCGGAATCGCGATCAGCGAGATGCGATCGCTGGGGCCGGCGCCGGTGAGCAGCCGCTCCGCGGCGCCGCGCAGCGCCTGCTCGCCGCCGGCGGCGAAGGACTCGTCGTCGACGATGAGATGGATGTCGCGGCCGCGGGAGGTGACGCCGTTCGAGCCGAACGGCGGCGGCGCCGCCGCCGCGGCGCTCCGGCCTGAGCCGCCGAGCGCGACCAGCTGCAGCGACCGGACGTCCCTGGTCCGCCCGTCGATTCTGACGGACACCTCTTCCATCTTGAGGTCCTGGATCGGCATGCCGCCGCTGGTCACCACGGCGAAGCTGACCGGCAGGTAAGGGGTCGCCCGCTCCGCAGGGGGTGACTGCACCTGCTGTCCGGAAATGGAAATTCTGGACAGCCCTGCGATCGCGACGCTGAATCCGGCGGCGAGAAGAAGCCGGCTCATCATGCGCGGAAGCATAAACCCGATTGACCCGTGGCGGGAGCGGCGCTATGGTTGCCGCAACTTCCGGTTCTTTGCCATCAAGGAGGAGGGGCCTTGATTCCCAGAAGTCTGTTCCGCGTGTATGTCTGCCTCGCGCTGGCGCTCGCCGTCAGCGTTCCCGCCTTCGCGCAGGGCGCCAATGCCTCGATCAGCGGCACCGTCGTCGACAACTCGGGCGGCGCGATTCCCGGCGCGAACGTGGTCGTGAAAGGTGAATCGGGCGTCTCGTTCGAGGCGATCTCGAACGGCGAAGGGCTGTTCACCGTACCCAGCGTCGCGCCGGGCGTGTATACGGTGACGATCTCGCTGAGCGGCTTCAAGACGGCGGTCCTGAAGGACGTACGCGTCGCGGCCGGCACGCCCGCGTCGCTCAAGGCGGTGCTGGAGGTCGGCCAGCTCACCGAGACGGTGACGGTCGCGGCCAGCTCGGAATTGATCAACACGCAGACGGCGACGGTCTCGTCGACGCTGAACTCCGATCAGCTGCTCCGGATGCCGACGCCGACGCGCAACGCCTTGAACGCGGTCACCTTCCTGCCCGGCATCAACACCGCGACGACCAACCGCGAGTCGCGGATCAACGGGCTGCCGGAATCGTTCGTCAGCATCACGCTGGACGGCGTCAGCAACAACGACAACTTCCTGCGCTCGTCCGACTCGTTCTTCGCGTCGGTGACGCCGCGCCAGGACGCGGTCGAAGCGGTGAACGTGACGACGGCGGTGCAGGGAGCGCAGACCGGCGGCAGCGGCGCGGTCAGCATCAACTTCTCGACCCGCTCGGGCACCAACCGGTTGAACGGCAGCGCCTACGAGTACTGGCGCGATCCGCAGCTGAACTCGAACTACTGGTTCAACAAGCGCAACGGCCTGCCGAAGAACGCCGTGAAGCTGAATCAGTACGGCGCGCGGCTCGGCGGCCCGATCGTGATCCCGGGGATCTACGACGGCCACAACAAGGCGTTCTTCTTCACCAACTACGAGCAGATTCGCTTCCCCAACAACTTCACCCGCACGAGGGTGACGCTGCACCCGCGCGCGGCCGAGGGCTGGTTCCGCTACACGGTCAGCGGGCAGACGCGCGAGGTCAACGTGCTGCAGCTCGCGGCGGCGAACGGGCAGCTCGCCGCGACCGACCCGACCGTCATGGCGACGCTCGCCCGGATCAACGCGGCGGCGCAATCGCAGGGCACGCTCAATCCCACCAGCGATCCGATGCTGAATCAATATGTCTGGCAGAGCCCGGGGAGGCTGTTCGAGCACCAGCCGACCAGCCGCATCGACTACAACCTGACCGATCGCCACCGCCTGAGCGGGTCGTACGCGATCATCTGGGCGGAGCGCGATCCCGACTACCTGAATGGCGTCGACTCGCGATTCCCCGGCGGTCCCAACTACCGGTTCTTCCGCTCCCGCCGGCCGCTGCACTCGTACACGCTCCGCTCGACGCTCGCCGGCAACAGGGTGAACGAAA
The genomic region above belongs to Vicinamibacterales bacterium and contains:
- a CDS encoding TonB-dependent receptor, whose product is MLRCLRYTCALLLIAAFAAPAARAQSTASISGTVKDASGGVIPGVTIVVKNDTTGNTQESVTDTDGAYQFTALGAGSYTITASLAGFKTATAKGVRVAPGQPVTIPLTLEVGALSEVVTVASSSELINTQTATVAATLNADQLTRMPTPTRNALNAVAFLPGVNTTGTNRDSTILGLPETFLSITLDGVSNNDNFLRATDGFFASVTPRQDAVEAVSVTLAAAGANVGGGAGAVTMAFTTRSGGNRFSGSVYEYYRSPRFNSNYIFNQYNHQGKNQVKLHTFGGRAGGPIVIPGLYDGRNKAFFFGHFEQIRFPNTFTRTRTVFNNRVLDGWFRYQFGSEIREVNLLTLAAANGQSAAADPTMMKLFGMIDAATKTTGTRSASNDPLYDTYVWQSPAKLLEYQPTVRLDYNLSTNHRLSGSWSQITAKRTPDYLNNADPRFPGAPNQRDFESIRPLTSISLRSTLTRNIVNELRGGATAFGPGSHFGQPSSVASRNDPTTFADSNGFAITTPGSTTDWFTSNGPSWRGAPTYSLDETLTWQRGSHTVTTGGNLLISNATSSSQQIVRGITLGFNTDFDPAAGLFTTANFPGASTDQLNAARATFASLTGRVATISSQAVLDSTGKYVELGPVTQEGGIKVYGSFVQDSWRLKPNLTLTGGLRYDVQTPFKPFTSVLSSVTMNSICGLSGMGDGGLYSKCNFNNPGASGGAVPQFIQLKEGTEGYKTDWDNFAPSASVAWRPNVQSGFMRALLGEPDQATVRAGYSEAYDRAALTTLIGVFGSNRGGTISLNRNANTGLVQPGTSWPVLLSQTNRLVPQDFNPDPTYPIAVGANRSDSLNAFAPDIKIARVRNWTVGFARSISRDMAVEIRYVGNRGDNEWSQINYNCTGNTTNTNACTGIRGENLVANGFLNEFKLAMANLQANNASGVSSRVGSFAYFGPGSGTNPLPIYLAYLNGSRDAGNPAAYVNASTTWTNSTIAGRLAAPNPNPNAAAVDLDANLTRRNQAQALGYPRNFFVLNPDVANVNVTDSGAFSKYNALQIELRRRLSKGFSANLNYQYAFEGGSQFDGFSFGRAWTDTPVTGNPTIRHAIKWQADWTLPFGRGQRFGNGVNHLVNGLLGGWSVTGVGRFQTTVQDLGNVRLVGMSRSELQKMYKFYIKDNAATGIKEVWMLPDDVILNTRRAFSTSNATADGYSASLGAPTGKYIAPANSANCIQVKAGDCAPRNLLLLSPWFKRVDFGVAKRVDVGGPKNVEIRFDVLNLFDNPNYNPVSNPGSGATIFRTTAAYTDPSNTYDPGGRIGQLTARFSW